Proteins encoded in a region of the Candidatus Polarisedimenticolia bacterium genome:
- a CDS encoding HAD-IB family hydrolase gives MSREPVSTLPSRQPAALFDFDGTLLRGDSMLFCLQFVLRRHPASAGAGLKLLAAAPLFAAGLVDRRGLKEIALGMLRHVPEPERGEFFAQFTRTSLVPRLRAAALTRLRWHREQGHRLFLVSASVDLYLAHVARALEIPELVCSRAVLDPSPRLLGANCRGEEKVRRVLSHPDAAAIDWEASWAYGDSAADVPLMARCGHPIAVTPNGALRRIAAERGWTVERW, from the coding sequence CTTCCCTCCCGGCAGCCCGCCGCCCTGTTCGATTTCGACGGCACGCTCCTGCGCGGCGATTCCATGCTGTTTTGCCTGCAGTTCGTCCTGCGTCGCCATCCCGCCTCCGCCGGCGCGGGATTGAAGCTTCTGGCGGCCGCACCGCTGTTCGCGGCGGGGCTGGTGGATCGCCGCGGATTGAAGGAGATCGCCCTAGGCATGCTGCGCCATGTGCCGGAGCCGGAGCGCGGCGAATTCTTCGCGCAATTCACCCGCACAAGCCTCGTTCCGCGACTGCGCGCCGCCGCGCTGACCCGGCTGCGCTGGCACCGGGAGCAAGGCCACCGGCTGTTCCTGGTCTCCGCCAGCGTCGATCTCTACCTGGCGCACGTAGCCCGAGCCCTGGAGATCCCGGAGCTGGTCTGCTCGCGCGCCGTCCTGGATCCGAGCCCGCGGCTGCTCGGCGCCAACTGCCGCGGTGAGGAAAAGGTCCGGCGGGTCCTGTCCCACCCGGATGCCGCGGCGATCGACTGGGAAGCCTCTTGGGCTTACGGCGACAGCGCCGCCGATGTGCCGTTGATGGCGCGCTGCGGGCATCCGATCGCCGTCACGCCCAACGGCGCCTTGCGGCGAATCGCCGCGGAGCGTGGCTGGACGGTGGAGCGCTGGTAG